Sequence from the Armatimonadota bacterium genome:
GCAGCACGAGGCCATCGCCCGCCAGCGCCGGCTGCAGGTGGGCACCGGGGAGCGCAGCGAGAAGATCCGCACCTACAACTTCCCCCAGAACCGGGTCACCGACCACCGCATCGGCCTCTCCCTGCACCGCCTGGAGAGCGTCCTCGACGGCGACCTGGACGAGCTGATCGACGCCCTGGCCGCCGCCGACCGCGCCGCCGCCCTGGCCTCCTGACCGGGCAGTGCCACCGCCCCGCTCCGTCCGGGAGGCCTGGGCGATGGGCCGCGAGCACCTCCTGGCCGTCGGGGTGGAGGCGGCCGGGCTGGAGGCCGAGGTCCTGCTACGCCACGCCCTGCAGGTTTCCCGCACCGACCTGTACCGCGCCTGGGAGGCGCCGGTGGAGGCGGCGCAGTGGGAGCGCTACCGGGCGCTGCTGGAGGCGCGCGCCCAGGGCCGTCCCGTCCCCTACCTGACCGGCCGGCGGGAGTTCATGGGGCTGGAGCTCGCGGTCGACGAGCGCGTCCTCATCCCCCGTCCGGAGACCGAGGTGCTGGTGGAGGCGCTGCTGCACGTGCTGGCCGACCACCCCGCTCCCCGTGTGCTGGATGTGGGCACCGGCAGCGGCGCCATCGCGCTGGCCCTGGCCCACTTCCTGCCGCGCGCCCGGGTGCTGGCCACGGACGTCTCCGCGGCGGCGCTGGAGGTGGCGGCGGCCAACGCGCGGCGCCTGGGCCTGGCCGACCGGGTCGCCTTCGCCCGGGTCGACCTGCTCGGGGCGATCGGCCCGGCCGAGCGCGCCCGGTTCGACGCCGTGGCCAGCAACCCCCCTTACGTCGATCCAGACCTGGCGCGGCATCTGCCCCGGGAAATCGCCGACTACGAGCCCCGTCTGGCCGTCGTCGACCCCGGGGGCGGAACCACCTTCCACCGTCGGCTGGCCGAGGAGGCGCCGCACGTGCTGCGGCCCGGTGGGTGGCTCGCCGTGGAGGTGGCGGCAGGCCAGGCCCCCGCCGTCATCGAACTCTTCGCCCAGACCGGCGGCTACCAGGAGATCCGCACGGTGCGCGATCTGCTCGGCATCGAACGGGTGGTGATCGCCCGCCGCGCCAACAACCCATGAGCACCGCGGAGTCGTTATACGCGCTGTCCTTCCGCCCGGCGGTCCGGCACGTCCCCCGCCCCCTCGTGATCATCAACGTGCGGGGCACGCCGGACCCGCCGCGCCGGGCCGTGCGCCTCATCCAGGAGGGCGGGCTGCTGGCCTACCCCACCGATACCGCCTACGGGCTGGGGTGCGACATCTCCAACGCGGCGGCGGTGCGGCGCGTCTTCGAGGTGAAGCGCCGGCCGCTGGACGAGCCGCTGCCGGTGCTGGTGGCGGAGGTGGCGCAGGCGTGGACGCTGGCGGCCAGCCGGCCGCCCCTCGCCGAGCGGCTGGCGGCCCGCTTCTGGCCCGGGGCGCTCACGCTGGTGCTGCCGCGCGGCCGCCGCGTCCCGGCCCTCGTGGCCGGTGGCGGGGAGACGGTGGCCCTGCGCGTCCCGGACCACCCCATCCCGCGCAACCTGGTCCGCCTGGCGGGCGTCCCCATCGTGGGGACCAGTGCCAACCTCCACGGCGACCCCACCCCGACGCGCGCCGAGCACGTCGTCTTCAGCCTGGGGGACCGCATCGACATGCTGCTGGACGGCGGCCCCACCCCGCGGGGCCGAGAGTCGACCATCGTCGACCTCACCGAAGACCCGCCCCGGGTGCTGCGGGAGGGGGCGATCCCGCGCCGGGCGGTGGAGGAGGCGCTGGGGTGGCCATGAGGATCGCCCTGGCCAGCGACCACGCCGGACTCGCCCTCAAGACCCAGGTGCGGCGCCTGGTCGAGGCCTGGGGGCACGAGGTCATCGACTTCGGCACCTTCGACGACGAGCCGGTGGACTACCCCGACGTGGTCCTGCCGGCGGCGCGCGCGGTGGCCAGCGGGGAGGCGGACCGGGCCATCGTCGTGGGCGGCTCTGGGAACGGCGAGGCCATGGCGGCGAACAAGGTGCGGGGGATCCGGGCGGCGCTGTGCCACGACGTCACCACGGCGCGGCTGAGCCGCCAGCACA
This genomic interval carries:
- the prmC gene encoding peptide chain release factor N(5)-glutamine methyltransferase, yielding MGREHLLAVGVEAAGLEAEVLLRHALQVSRTDLYRAWEAPVEAAQWERYRALLEARAQGRPVPYLTGRREFMGLELAVDERVLIPRPETEVLVEALLHVLADHPAPRVLDVGTGSGAIALALAHFLPRARVLATDVSAAALEVAAANARRLGLADRVAFARVDLLGAIGPAERARFDAVASNPPYVDPDLARHLPREIADYEPRLAVVDPGGGTTFHRRLAEEAPHVLRPGGWLAVEVAAGQAPAVIELFAQTGGYQEIRTVRDLLGIERVVIARRANNP
- the rpiB gene encoding ribose 5-phosphate isomerase B, producing MRIALASDHAGLALKTQVRRLVEAWGHEVIDFGTFDDEPVDYPDVVLPAARAVASGEADRAIVVGGSGNGEAMAANKVRGIRAALCHDVTTARLSRQHNDANVLALGARIVGPEVATDVVRTWLETPYEGGRHVRRLEKLHAAEREGG
- a CDS encoding L-threonylcarbamoyladenylate synthase, with the translated sequence MSTAESLYALSFRPAVRHVPRPLVIINVRGTPDPPRRAVRLIQEGGLLAYPTDTAYGLGCDISNAAAVRRVFEVKRRPLDEPLPVLVAEVAQAWTLAASRPPLAERLAARFWPGALTLVLPRGRRVPALVAGGGETVALRVPDHPIPRNLVRLAGVPIVGTSANLHGDPTPTRAEHVVFSLGDRIDMLLDGGPTPRGRESTIVDLTEDPPRVLREGAIPRRAVEEALGWP